A stretch of DNA from Dokdonia sp. PRO95:
CATTTACGGTGTGCCTATTGTAAAGTCTAAAGATGGAGGAAAGACCTTCACAAGTATTAATGCTCCTAACGTGCACTCAGATCACCACGCGCTGTGGATTAATCCTAAGAATGAAAAGCACCTTGTAAATGGTAATGATGGAGGTATTAATATATCATACGATGATGGTGCTAGCTGGATAAAAGCAAATGATCCATCTGTTGGTCAGTTTTATTTTATTCAAGTAGATAATGAGGAGCCTTATAATATATATGGAGGATTACAAGATAATGGTGTGTGGGTAGCTCCTAGCACTGCACAAGAAAGTAGAGGCTGGTTACAAAGCGGGCAGTACCCTTGGGAAAGTATCATGGGTGGTGACGGTATGCAAGTACAAGTAGATAGTCGTGATGCAAATATTGTGTACACAGGATTTCAGTTTGGAAACTACTTCAGGATTAATCGCGAGACGGGAGAAAACAAGCGATTTGATATAAAGCACACCTTAGGAGAGAAGCCATATCGTTTTAATTGGCAAACGCCTATTTTACTGAGTTCTCATAACCAAGATATTTTATATCTAGGAGGTAATAAACTCATGAGATCTATGGATCAAGGTGATAGTTGGACTGCAATAAGTCCAGACCTTACACATGGCGGTAAGCCTGGTAATGTGGCTTATGGAACTCTTACTTCAGTTTCAGAGTCTCCTTTTCAATTTGGGTTGATATACACAGGAAGTGATGATGGTAAGATTGCTGTAACAAAGAACGGTGGCAGCGACTGGCAAGTGATAAGTAACACATTGCCTAAAGATTTGTGGGTATCACGTGTCGTAGCTTCAGAGCATAAGAAGGAGCGAGTATATGCTACCTTAAATGGATATCGCTGGGATGATTTTGCAACATATATCTACGTTTCTGATAATTATGGACAAACATGGAAGAATATATCGGCAGGGATTCCTATGTCTCCTGTTAATGTGATTATCGAAGATCCTGTAAAAGAAAATATCATTTACGTAGGTACAGATAATGGTGCTTATGTGAGCATGAATGGCGGTGAGAGTTATAACGCTTTCGCGAAAGCGGTATCAGATAAAACCACTGCGCCACTACCGGCAGTAGCAGTTCATGATATGAAAATACAGAAAAAAGCAAATCACCTATTATTGGGAACGCACGGCCGAAGCATCTACAGAGCAGATCTAGCACCTATACAGCAAGTAAATACAGGGGCAAATACTCAAATATTTGACATTGCTAGTGTAAGATCAAGCGGGAGATGGGGCAATAGTTGGAGCAGCTGGTCTGAACCATATGAGCCAAGCGTAGCTATCAATTACTACACAAGCAATGCAAGTAAATTTGCTATGGTGGTAAAGAACGCAGAAGGTAAAGAAGTGCAGCGAGTGGCATTACTACCTTCGGCGGGACTTAATGTGTTTAATTACGATCTTTCAATTACAGAAAAAGGAAAGAAGTTACTTGAAAAAGGAAACTCTTCATTAGATATTCAGAAAGCCAAAAGTGGTAAGTATTATCTCCCAAAAGGGACTTATACAGTATCCCTTGATGGGGGAGGAGGTAATAGTAATGCAGCGCAAACTACTTTAGAGATTAAATAAATAAAAAAATAAGATTTTTTAAAACCCTGTGCCTAGTGTGCGGGGTTTTTAATTTTAAAAAGGTACTGATTATCGAAGAGATGATGGGATTCTTACTTACGTGAGGCCTGTTCATAAGTTTAAAATGTCATAGTA
This window harbors:
- a CDS encoding glycosyl hydrolase, giving the protein MKLRYFLASSAVLFALTKGQSQQPATSIQLQEQAVLQKKQSLSNSIVKNIPFENIGPSVMSGRIVDIAVNPDMPSEFYAGYASGGLWYTNNNGTTFTPVMDNAPTQNVGEVTVDWKSGTIWVGTGENNASRSSYAGIGLLKSTDKGATWQNMGLIDSHHIGRILINPSNPDEVVVGALGHLYSDNEERGIYKTTDGGKTWKKTLFIDNKTGIIDIDNDPANFNLMYASAWQKDRKAWNFEGAGAGSGIYKSTDGGDTWQQLTNFPSGDGVGRIGIAVYDQNTVYAVHDSQFRREGEGKKSSSSKLEKDDFKTMSKEAFLALDDKKLEDYLKRNGFQEKYRAANVKSMVRQGDVQPVDLATYLETANTQMFDTPVVGAEVYRSNDGGATWKKTHKGYIDDLYYSYGYYFGEINVNPSDAQDIYIYGVPIVKSKDGGKTFTSINAPNVHSDHHALWINPKNEKHLVNGNDGGINISYDDGASWIKANDPSVGQFYFIQVDNEEPYNIYGGLQDNGVWVAPSTAQESRGWLQSGQYPWESIMGGDGMQVQVDSRDANIVYTGFQFGNYFRINRETGENKRFDIKHTLGEKPYRFNWQTPILLSSHNQDILYLGGNKLMRSMDQGDSWTAISPDLTHGGKPGNVAYGTLTSVSESPFQFGLIYTGSDDGKIAVTKNGGSDWQVISNTLPKDLWVSRVVASEHKKERVYATLNGYRWDDFATYIYVSDNYGQTWKNISAGIPMSPVNVIIEDPVKENIIYVGTDNGAYVSMNGGESYNAFAKAVSDKTTAPLPAVAVHDMKIQKKANHLLLGTHGRSIYRADLAPIQQVNTGANTQIFDIASVRSSGRWGNSWSSWSEPYEPSVAINYYTSNASKFAMVVKNAEGKEVQRVALLPSAGLNVFNYDLSITEKGKKLLEKGNSSLDIQKAKSGKYYLPKGTYTVSLDGGGGNSNAAQTTLEIK